The Flammeovirga yaeyamensis genome segment AGCTATGACCCTCTTGATCCTAATATCGAAGATTTTGATAACTACAAAAAGTATCAATCTCAATTGAATAAAAAGGATAAAGCATGGTTAGCTTCTAAGCACTTTGTCTATCAAGTTGATTTTGAAAATGTAGGTGGTCTAGTAATGCCTATCATCATCGAACTTCAATTTGCAGATGGTTCTTCTGAGAAAAAGTATATCCCTGCTGAAATCTGGAAAATGGATGATACAGTAGTTTCAAAAGTATTTGTTACAGAAAAAGAGGTAACACAGTTTGTTCTTGATCCAAACAGAGAAACAGCTGATATTGATACAGAGAACAACTATTATCCAAGAAAGCCTGAGGTAAGCCGTTTCAAATTATATAAGTCTGGCGCTAACCAACCAAGAACTTATGATAGCGGTAGATTAAACCCAATGCAAAAGGCGAAGAAAAACAAGAAATAATATAACTGAGAATGTCTCATTATTGAATAAATGATGAGGCATTCTTTTTTTACTATGAAAGCACATTTCAAACTATTCACTCTTTCTAGCTTACTCTTATTATCCTCTGCAGTTTTTGGTCAAAAAGAGGCCTATAATAACAATAAATTTAAGCAGTTAGACGAAGAACTTCCTACACCAAATGCCTTTCGTACAGGTAGCGGTGCTCCAGGTCATAAATACTGGCAACAAAAAGCCGATTATACTATTGAGGCTTTATTAGATGAAGAAAAACATCAGTTACATGGTATAGAGACCATTACTTATACCAATAACTCCCCCGATAACATCAAATACTTATGGGTGCAATTAGACCAAAACATGAGGGCAACCAACTCAAACACCTATAAAATCAGACAAAATAAAATCAAGGAACAAGCCAATGCTTCTTATTTCAATAGGATTGATGGTTTCCCTGATTACGATGGTGGTCACAAAATTCTAGAAGTAAAAAATGCTGATGGAACAGATTTACCTTATACCATTAATCAAACGATGATGAGGGTCGATCTTCCGAAAGATTTAAAATCAGGTGAAAGCTATACTTTTAAAGTGAAGTGGTTCTATAATATCAATGATAGATCGCTCATGGGTGGCCGTGGTGGTTACGAAACTTTTAAAGATGGTAATACATTATACACAATCACTCAATGGTTCCCAAGAATGGCAGTGTATGACGATGTGAACGGATGGCAGAACAAACAATTCCTTGGACGAGGTGAGTTCGCACTAACATTTGGTGATTATGATGTAAAAATCACGGTACCTGATGATCATATTGTCGCTTCTACTGGTGTTTTACAAGATTCATCTGTTCTATCAGAAACTCAAAGAGAACGTTTAGAACAAGCGAAAACAAGTGAGAAACCTGTTGAGATTGTAACAAAGAAAGAAGCAATTAAAAACGAAAAGAAAAAAGGGAAAGGCACTAAAATGTGGCACTACAAGGCAGAAAATGTAAGAGATTTTGCTTTTGGTTCTTCTAGAAAATTCATTTGGGATGCCATGGGCGTTGAGCAAAATGGTAAAACTGTGATGGCCATGTCGTATTATCCAAAAGATGCCTATAACTTATACAATCGTTATTCTACAGAAGCTATTGCTCATACTATTGAGGTATATTCTCGAATGACGTTCGATTACCCTTATCCTGTGGCTATTTCTGTTGAAGCCAATAATGGTATGGAATATCCGATGATCTGTTTCAATTACGGTCGTCAGGATAAAGACGGCAACTATTCTAAAAGAATTAAATACGGAATGTTATCAGTGGTTATTCACGAAGTGGGTCACAACTACTTCCCTATGATTGTCAATTCTGATGAAAGACAATGGACTTGGATGGACGAAGGTTTAAACTCCTTCCTTCAATTTGTTGCAGAACAAGAATGGGAAAAGAACTATCCATCTATGGAAGGATTCCCTGATAATATCATCGAATATATGGAAGGTGATCCAGATGGTATTTCTCCTATCATGACCAACTCAGAATCTATCAAGCAATTTGGTTGGAATGCTTATGCAAAACCTTCAGTTGCCTTGAACATTTTGAGAGAAACAGTAATGGGAAGAGAACTATTTGATTATGCCTTCAAGGAATATGCTCAAAGATGGAAATTTAAGCACCCTACCCCTGCCGATTTCTTTAGAACAATGGAAGACGCTTCGGGAATGGATCTTGATTGGTTCTGGAGAGGATGGTTCTATACCACTGAAGCTTGCGATATCAGTATTAAAGAAGTAAAAGCTTTATCATTAGACACTCAAAATCCAGAAGTGGAAATGAATTTAGCGAAACAACAAGAAGCTGATAAAAAACCAAGTATCACAGAAATCAATAATGAAAAAGCAGGTTTAGTTACTCGTGTAGATAAAAAGCCAGAACTAAAAGATTTCTACAATTCATATGATAAATACGAAGTAACAGAAGAAGACAAAATGAAATATGAAAAATATACTTCTTCTTTAAATGATAAGGATAAAGAGTGGATTGCAGCTAATAAATTTGCTTATCAGGTGGACTTCGAAAATATAGGTGGGTTAGTTATGCCTATCATTATCGAATTGAAATATAAAGACGGTACTACGGAAAAGAGATATATTCCTGCTGAAATCTGGAAAAAAGACGATGTAGTAGTATCAAAAGTATTTGTTACAGACCAAGAGGTCGTTTCTTTCTTCTTAGATCCTAACAGAGAAACAGCTGATATTGATACATCAAATAATCATTTCCCGAGAATTAAGCCGGTAAATAGATTCCAACTGTATAAGAGTAAGAAATAATCTACTTTATAGAGTATAAATCCATTGATGCTGAAAATAAGGGAATCTACTTCTTTTATTTTCAGCATTTTTACTTACAAAAAATCATCTGTACGAAGAATTACCTTTTTCGTCTGACAATGCTTATGTATATTAGTTGGAGAGATCAATGAAATAAACCAAATGAATAAAACCGAGATATTAAAGATTACTGGCGAGCAACTGATAAAATTCAGTAGTGTATTTAAAGATGCTAAGTTTTGGAGAAAATTAATGAAATACGCAAAGAAAGCGGGGATTAAACTTTCTTTTTATGCTGTTACACTTTACTACACAATGCTGGATGAAGACACTCCAAATACTTCTAAACTAGTTATTATGGGTGCTTTAGGTTATTTCATCCTTCCTATTGATCTTATACCAGATATTGCACCTGGTATAGGCTTTACAGACGATTTAGCAGCTTTAACGAGTGCCTTCTTTACTGTAGCCATGCATATCAAACCAGAACATAAGGAAAATGCGTTACTTGTACTACAAAAAATATTCGGAAGTGAATTAACTTTAGAACAACTGGAATTTTAATTGACTTACAAAGATTTTTTTATCAATAATTAATAATTAGGCTTATCAAACAGATAGGCCTATTGTGTTATAAAAAGCCAATAACTTAAATTAAATACTCTTTCATAACCCAAAATTGATTAAGCAAACTTAAATAAAGGTAAAAAAACTGACTAAAATGAACTCTTCATTGTCGTAAAAAGTATAACAAATTAAATCTAATTTTATTAAACCATCACAACTATCATGACAATGAACAAACTAAGATCCAAAGCATTTGGTATGCTTGTGTTTTTTTCAATCATGTTGATAGGCTGTTCCAAACAAGGACCAGAATATGTTTCCGACTATGATGTCGTTATCACCAATTATGACCCTGAAAAAAAAGAACTATTCTCGGAAAAGAAAACTTTCGGGATGCCTTGGAAAGTTGTACACGTAGGTGATACAACAATCACAGAACCCACAGAATTTGATATTAAGGTATTAGAAACCACTAGAGCTGAAATGGAAGCTAAAGGTTATACCTTTATCGAAGAAACAAGTAACGACCATCCTGACATGGTAGTTCTTTGCTACTCTGTAACCACTACAAGTGTTTATACTTGGTGGGATTGGTGGGGCGGTTACCCAGGATGGGGATATCCAGGTTGGGGTTACCCAGGTTGGGGATATCCAGGATGGGGTTACCCTGTTAGAGGAGTTTACGCTTACCAAAAAGGAACAGTGTTAGTGGAAATTGCTGAGAATATCCCAGTTCACTTACCTTCTGATGAAAAAGAAGTACAATACCCTATTATGTGGGAAGGTGTAACAAATGGGTATACTACAAACACAGCGAATGAAATCATGAGAGTAGAGAAAAACATTAAGCAAATGTTTACTCAGTCACCTTATATCCAATCAAATGACTCAAACTAATACTAATATGAAAAAGTTAATCACATTAGTTGTTGCTTTGATCGGTTTTACTGCAACAACATTTGCTCAAGAAAAAATTCTATCTTTCCAATACAGCATGGCTGCACCAATGGGAGAAACTCAGGCATTTACAGATGCTCCAAGTTTTAGAGGTGGTACCTTAGAATATCGTCATTTTGTTAATCCAAAAATGAGTGTTGGTTTCTCCTTAGGGTATCAACGATTCTACGAATATAAAGGATATAACACGGTAGAATTACCAGGAGAAAATGGTCACATTTCAGGTCAAGAGTACAATTACATTGATCAGTTCCCTATTATGGCCACTTATCATTATTATTTTGGTGAACAAGGTGGTATTCGTCCATACATAGGTGCAGGAATTGGTGCTGCTCATTACGAATACACTAATCAAATGGGCTCTATGGCTTCTGTTGGAAAACAGTGGCATATGCAAGTAGCTCCAGAAGTGGGTGTCCTTGTACCAATTGGATCTTCTATTTACTTGCATACCAATGTAAAGTATAATTACGCTTTCGAAGCAGGAAATTACTCTGCTCAACAATATTGGGGATTCAATGTTGGTTTAGCATTCGATTTATAAACCAAGATTTGATTGAATTATATTCTTAAGATTCTAGACATATAATTTAAAATCAAATAAATGATAATAAGGCAGTCAGAAATGGCTGCCTTTTTTGTAATTAATGTGATTTTTAGGCTTGCCTAAAAAATATTATGTATATTTGTGTAAACCTTTATATGATAAGATCAAAACACATCATTCAGGTCAAAACCATCTTTATGATGGATATACTACATTACTATAAAAATAAATGAATACAATATTTAATTGGTTCAAAAAACAATTTGACAAATACCCTCTTGAGTTTATTGAAGAGGATATTTTAAAAATACTTTTCAAAATCAAAGAGGATAAAAAAGAAGTTAGAGCATATGATATTTATAATGAATTAGTCAATGTCTCTGATGAAGCATTCAACAATGCTCTTCAATCTTTATTTGATAAGAAAGATATAAAATCAACTAATGAACAAATTTCACTTGAGGAAAGTGGGCATTTTAAGGCTATTCAACTGATTCGTAAACATAGGATTTACGAAAAGTATTTAGCTGAAAAAACAGGTTTCTCTAAAGAAAATTGGCATAGCAAAGCTGAACGCAAAGAACATTTATTGTCTGATGAAGAAGTAGATCAGATGGACAAAGAACTTGGTTACCCTAAGTTCGATCCACATGGTGATCCTATTCCCACTAAAGATGGAGTTTTACCTAAACTAAAAGGTAGACCCCTATCCAAAATCAAACAGAATTCTTTAGTAAAGATCATACACATTGAGGATGAACCTAAGGAGGTATATCTAGAACTTCTTAAAAAGGATATTCATATAGGTTCATTGTTAAGTATTCAATCATCAAAAGATAAATTGATTTATACTTCTGAGAGTAGAAACTTTGAGTTTTCAGAAAATGAACTAAATAACATTCAGGTAGTTATTATAGAAACTGCTGAGGTTTTACCAAAAAACATCAACAGATTAACTGATTTAAAACCTGGCGAAAGAGCAATAATCTATAGTCTATCTCAAGAATGTAGAGGAATAAACCGAAGAAGATTACTGGATTTGGGTTTTGTAAAAGGATCTAATATTGAAATAAGTATGGTTAGTCCTATGCGAGATCCCAAAGCTTTCCTCATTAGAGATACATTAATTGCTTTAAGAAAGGAACAAACGAATATGATTTTAATCAAAAAAGTAAATCAAGATGAGCAGCAATAAAAGTAACTCTCCTTGTGATACTTGCGGTCAGAATCCACAAGGAAGATTAAAAAGATTAGGTGTTGAGATAGAGAAAAG includes the following:
- a CDS encoding DUF4136 domain-containing protein, with translation MNKLRSKAFGMLVFFSIMLIGCSKQGPEYVSDYDVVITNYDPEKKELFSEKKTFGMPWKVVHVGDTTITEPTEFDIKVLETTRAEMEAKGYTFIEETSNDHPDMVVLCYSVTTTSVYTWWDWWGGYPGWGYPGWGYPGWGYPGWGYPVRGVYAYQKGTVLVEIAENIPVHLPSDEKEVQYPIMWEGVTNGYTTNTANEIMRVEKNIKQMFTQSPYIQSNDSN
- a CDS encoding OmpW family outer membrane protein, giving the protein MKKLITLVVALIGFTATTFAQEKILSFQYSMAAPMGETQAFTDAPSFRGGTLEYRHFVNPKMSVGFSLGYQRFYEYKGYNTVELPGENGHISGQEYNYIDQFPIMATYHYYFGEQGGIRPYIGAGIGAAHYEYTNQMGSMASVGKQWHMQVAPEVGVLVPIGSSIYLHTNVKYNYAFEAGNYSAQQYWGFNVGLAFDL
- a CDS encoding M1 family metallopeptidase — protein: MKAHFKLFTLSSLLLLSSAVFGQKEAYNNNKFKQLDEELPTPNAFRTGSGAPGHKYWQQKADYTIEALLDEEKHQLHGIETITYTNNSPDNIKYLWVQLDQNMRATNSNTYKIRQNKIKEQANASYFNRIDGFPDYDGGHKILEVKNADGTDLPYTINQTMMRVDLPKDLKSGESYTFKVKWFYNINDRSLMGGRGGYETFKDGNTLYTITQWFPRMAVYDDVNGWQNKQFLGRGEFALTFGDYDVKITVPDDHIVASTGVLQDSSVLSETQRERLEQAKTSEKPVEIVTKKEAIKNEKKKGKGTKMWHYKAENVRDFAFGSSRKFIWDAMGVEQNGKTVMAMSYYPKDAYNLYNRYSTEAIAHTIEVYSRMTFDYPYPVAISVEANNGMEYPMICFNYGRQDKDGNYSKRIKYGMLSVVIHEVGHNYFPMIVNSDERQWTWMDEGLNSFLQFVAEQEWEKNYPSMEGFPDNIIEYMEGDPDGISPIMTNSESIKQFGWNAYAKPSVALNILRETVMGRELFDYAFKEYAQRWKFKHPTPADFFRTMEDASGMDLDWFWRGWFYTTEACDISIKEVKALSLDTQNPEVEMNLAKQQEADKKPSITEINNEKAGLVTRVDKKPELKDFYNSYDKYEVTEEDKMKYEKYTSSLNDKDKEWIAANKFAYQVDFENIGGLVMPIIIELKYKDGTTEKRYIPAEIWKKDDVVVSKVFVTDQEVVSFFLDPNRETADIDTSNNHFPRIKPVNRFQLYKSKK
- a CDS encoding YkvA family protein produces the protein MNKTEILKITGEQLIKFSSVFKDAKFWRKLMKYAKKAGIKLSFYAVTLYYTMLDEDTPNTSKLVIMGALGYFILPIDLIPDIAPGIGFTDDLAALTSAFFTVAMHIKPEHKENALLVLQKIFGSELTLEQLEF
- a CDS encoding metal-dependent transcriptional regulator translates to MNTIFNWFKKQFDKYPLEFIEEDILKILFKIKEDKKEVRAYDIYNELVNVSDEAFNNALQSLFDKKDIKSTNEQISLEESGHFKAIQLIRKHRIYEKYLAEKTGFSKENWHSKAERKEHLLSDEEVDQMDKELGYPKFDPHGDPIPTKDGVLPKLKGRPLSKIKQNSLVKIIHIEDEPKEVYLELLKKDIHIGSLLSIQSSKDKLIYTSESRNFEFSENELNNIQVVIIETAEVLPKNINRLTDLKPGERAIIYSLSQECRGINRRRLLDLGFVKGSNIEISMVSPMRDPKAFLIRDTLIALRKEQTNMILIKKVNQDEQQ